GACTTCGGAAAGTGAAGTACTTTGATTTTTTATGCTCTCCTCTAATACCTTTATTTTTTCTGTTGTTCCAGTAAGTAAACCTTTAACTGGGAATAAAAGTGAAAACATCACTAAAGACAGAATAATCGCAATAATAGCCAATACAAGTGATGGCCAACTTTTCAAAAAATCACCCCCAACCAAATCTTATCTGTGATTTCTTACCGTATCACAAGTAGAATAATTTATTTTGGTAATAATAATATACTCTTCACTCTCTCGAAAACTTGATAATCGTCTACCGAAGAAGGATAGAAATATATCCCCAATAAAAGGACCACCAAAAAAAGGAAAAATATGGTTATAACGAGTACCCAATTCCGGTCGCAAACTCTTTTTTGACCGAGGTCAACATTTTGAATCCAAGTTGGTAACGCTTTTTTCCTTTTAAACATGCTCTGTCTTTCCAAAAACATCAATAGCATTTTGGCTAGACATTTTCTTCGTCTGAACCCTCAACTATTTGAGCATAAACTGCTCGGGCAAAATCTTTTTTGGTTGAACGATCTACAAACTTCACCGCCTTAAGTAAATTGTACTCCTCCCCGGAAAGAGCACCATTTCTCAACAAGCGATCTAAATCTGGTATGATAAAATGTGACAAATAAAGAGATGCAACTAAAAACTCCCTTCCTTCTCTCGACCTGAGACGAGCTTCTAATTTTTCAACGACCGATACATCACCAGAACGATACATTTCAATCACATCTTCACCCGACAAACCAGGGATGCCCTTAAAAACTGTATGGATAACAATATCTCCTAGTGGTTCTCCCGATTGAACTTTTTCTTTTACATCCCACAACAAGGGAGAAAAATCAATGGTTTCTTCGTTTAAATTGACTTTTAAGTTTTTGGCGTCTAAACTAAATTCTTGTAATTTCTTCAATCCACGTTCAATAATTGCCTGTCGGGGTTCCTGTGGTTTTTTCTGATCAACAAGGGGTATTTTTGGAATAACCTTCTCAGTTTCCGGCTCAACATACCGTTCCTCGGTTTCAAAATGTTTCATTTCTTGGTTTTCTAAACCCATTTTTGGTTCAGGAGGAACTACAAAATCTTTTTTTAACTTCACTTCTTCTTGGGATAACTCTTTTTCCCGAGGAATTCTTTGCCATTGACGTTTTTCCTCGATTTCTTTTAAATCATTTTCCACAGTCGGAGGAGTTGTCCTTGTCTTAATTGGAAAGTTAATCTTTTTTTCTGTAAAAAGCCGCTTTTTTATCTTTGGTTCCTCTTCAAAATCCTCATTCTCTTCTTTCCAAAGCTTTCTTTCCCGAGCACTTTCTCGCAGAATAAGAATAATACTGATTAATATAGCAACAATTAATATCGCTAAAATCAAACCAATTATATCTTGAATTCTTAACATACCCTGCATAGGCCCACCTCTAACCCTTTCGATCAAAATATATGTTTTTCCCTTGGGCAGAAAGAGGGATTCCCATTACTACATCATCTTGTGTATAACCCATTTTTCTTGCTAAAGCCCCCACTCTATACATAATTCGATTATCAACGTTTAATAGTGAGGCAGTTTTTACCGCTGACCCAAGAGCAATACCCAAATCAAGTAAACGAAACATACACTGAGGCCCTTTAAACTCGTTTTTCTCAATCGGCTGCAACTCTTGACAGGTATCAAGCCCACAAGCTCCACAATTTAAATTCATAACAGCTGCGTCTTTAATCCCTATTAATACTAAAACGTCAGAAGCAATCACATTTTTCCCATCACGAATAAAACCTGGAATGTTTTTTTCTTCGCCGTACCGAATCATCCCTTCTCCAATTTTTTGGACATCATTTCCTTTTATCACGTGAACATGAACAAAATCACTTCCACCTGATTTAGGAGCCGTTCGGGCTGCAATTGCCATTAATTCACCAACTTGCTCTAACACTTCTCTCATTCTATCACCTCTCGGTTGAAACGCCTCTCACTTCCTTCTATCATAACTGAAAAACCTTTCCAGGTCTACCTCATTATCAACGATCCTTTTTAAAAGCAATTACCATGATGACTTGAGTAATTCAACCATATCTGATGGTTGGAAAGGTCTTGGATTTTCAGTGATATTTTTACCGATATTATTAACACTTAAAACCGATATTAATTCATCAATAGAAACATTAAATTCTTTAAATCTTTTCCGTAAATGTATTTGGTCAAGAAAATTTTCAAAAGCCATAGCTAATTCCTCTGTTGGGTCGTTCTTTCCAACTTCTTTTATGCCGACTTGGTTAATAATTTGAGAGTATTTTTTAGAAAATACTTCTCGATTAAAACGTATAACTTGGGGCATCAGAACTGCACAAGTTTCTCCATGGGAGATAGAAAATCTTGGTCCAATAAGATGAGAAAATCCATGAGCAGCCCCGGATGATGAATTCGCAAACGCCATTGCACTCAACATACTTCCTTTGGCCACATACTCACGGTTTAATAGGCTTGCTCCATCTTGAACCGCTTTGGGGAGATATTTCCAAAGGAGTTCAATAGCTTCTAACACCAGTGCATCACTAACCGGATTAGAATGAGGACTCGTATAGGCTTCAATTGCCTGAATTAAAGCATCTACTCCAGTAACAGCTGTGAGATAAGGACTCATTGATAAAGTAAAATTGGGATCAATAATAACTAACCGAGCAATAAAAAAAGGGCTACGAACGCTTTTTTTAATCCCGGTATCAATATTGGTTAAAACCGAATTACTGGTCATTTCCGAACCGGTTCCTGCTGTAGTTGGAAGCGCAATCCAAGGAACACCGGCTTTGATTATGGGTGATCCTTCAAAAAAAGGCCGTATGCTTTCTCCACTCCCTATCAATCCCGCAATAACTTTCCCACAATCAAGAACGCTTCCTCCACCCAGCGAAACAACCATATCACAATTAAAATCAGTTGCCAGTTTTAATCCTCTATCTACCGTGTCCAAAGAAGGTTCGGGTTCAACCTGGCCAAATATTGAAAACATTAGCCCGTTCCGGTCAAGAGATTGGGTAATTTTTTCCAGAGCACCAGTTTCCTTAACCGATTTTCGGCCGACTACAATGACTATTCTTCTCCCCATATTTACTAAAATTTTACCAATATCGTTCCCTTGATTGGTTCCAAAAAATATTTCTCTTGGTAACCGAAAAACAAATGTATCTCCCATTATTACTACCTTTCCTTTTCTTTTTTATTGAATACTATAACCATTAATAAGTTTTATTTTATTCTTATCCTTGCTTATTCTATCAACAAAAAAACCGAATTCCTCTTATTTCTGTCTTGAAAATCTAGGGGCATGATAAATCAAGCCCCTACCAAAGATTATAAAATGTAGGGGCACAATGTATTGTGCCCGATTAATGTAGCGACCTGCCATGGCATGTCGAATCTTGGTTTTCATCCTCAACCGGTGACAACAAGTAACATGAATATCCATCCTGTCAAGCTGATGATGCAGCTTTCATCTTGACGCTTTTCCCTCTCAAATTCTCCTATATTTCCTTTGGGGGAATTTGAGAGGGAAACCTTTAAATATTATAATATCCCTAAATATCCTATTCTACGGATTTTCAATATTCTGGTTAATAGGCTTCAACATAATGAAGATTTTTGAAATATTAAATGATTGGACAGGTTAAAGTAGATTTTACTTCACGCATTCTTTGAATTTCTTTAAGAAGTCTTTCCCCAATTTCTTGGTTATCCTCGACTTCAACCAAAAGAATAAGATCAAAAGGACCCATCACTCGGTCTATTCGAATGACCCATGGATATAAAGCTAACTCTTTTTTCACATTCTGTGCTTTCCCCACCTGAACTTGGAGAAGTAGGTACGCCTGAACTACCATATTTTTCTCCTCGATGCTTGACAATCTATCTAAATAAACTTTAAATAGAAGCTTTTTTATAAAATAATAAAATTCGAATCAACAAATGGATTTTTGTCATTAATTTTTAATAACCAATTTCCCTTTATTTATTCATTAAAGATATCAACTTTTGAATTTTTTTATTATAGCATGTAACTCAATTTTTGAGATATTAATTTTAATGAGATTAAGATGGTCAATGAATATTTAAATTCACTGATTAAAAGTGCTACAATAACTCTTGTTTTAGATTTAGCCAGCAGAAAAACATAAAAGCTGAATACCCGGGAAAGGATGATGAAGACATGAAAATAAATAGGATGGGAAAGCTGGATCTACTGGTTACTGAATTTTGTATTGGTGCTCTTCCCATGGGACCTCTCCAAGCAAATATTCCAATAGATCACGGAGCTCACTTAATTCGTAAAGCCTGGGATAATGGAGTTAACTTTTTTGATACTGCCGAAATTTATCAAACCTACCCATACCTTCAAAAAGCTCTGGCTGATCGTCCAGAGGCCATCATAGCTACCAAGTCTACCGTATCGACCTATGAAGAAATGGAAAAAAGCATCAATAAAGCCCAACAGGAGTTAGGCCGATCTGTGATCAATATATTTCATTTACATGCAGCGCGGTCAACACCTGCTGTTTTCGAAGAAAGAAAAGGTGCGCTGGAGTGCCTAAAAGATTATAAAAAGAAGGGAATTATTCAAGCAATTGGAATATCAACCCATGCCGTTGACGTTGTTGAAAAAGCAGCCGAAGAACCGAATATTGATGTTATCTTTCCGATCATCAATATCGATGGAATGGGTATCATCCGGGGAAATACTACAACAATGATTAAAACTATTCAAAAAGCTTCCATGAGGGGAAAAGGAATTTATGCAATGAAAGTCCTTGCCGGTGGCCATTGTATCGATCGGATATTTGATGCCATCGAATTCGTACGCAACATCCGAGAAATTAGCTCAATTGCCATAGGTGTTGTCAGGGAAGTTGAATTAGATTTTCATCTCCTTCACTTTAATCAACAACCAATTCCTAAAGAATTATTAAATCAGTGCTTAGATCGAAAGCAGAAAAAACCGGTTATACTTAATAATTGTCGAAAATGCCGATTATGCTCGGAAACCTGTCC
This is a stretch of genomic DNA from Candidatus Atribacteria bacterium ADurb.Bin276. It encodes these proteins:
- the gbsB gene encoding Alcohol dehydrogenase, with translation MGDTFVFRLPREIFFGTNQGNDIGKILVNMGRRIVIVVGRKSVKETGALEKITQSLDRNGLMFSIFGQVEPEPSLDTVDRGLKLATDFNCDMVVSLGGGSVLDCGKVIAGLIGSGESIRPFFEGSPIIKAGVPWIALPTTAGTGSEMTSNSVLTNIDTGIKKSVRSPFFIARLVIIDPNFTLSMSPYLTAVTGVDALIQAIEAYTSPHSNPVSDALVLEAIELLWKYLPKAVQDGASLLNREYVAKGSMLSAMAFANSSSGAAHGFSHLIGPRFSISHGETCAVLMPQVIRFNREVFSKKYSQIINQVGIKEVGKNDPTEELAMAFENFLDQIHLRKRFKEFNVSIDELISVLSVNNIGKNITENPRPFQPSDMVELLKSSW
- a CDS encoding AsnC family protein, yielding MVVQAYLLLQVQVGKAQNVKKELALYPWVIRIDRVMGPFDLILLVEVEDNQEIGERLLKEIQRMREVKSTLTCPII
- a CDS encoding ferredoxin encodes the protein MKINRMGKLDLLVTEFCIGALPMGPLQANIPIDHGAHLIRKAWDNGVNFFDTAEIYQTYPYLQKALADRPEAIIATKSTVSTYEEMEKSINKAQQELGRSVINIFHLHAARSTPAVFEERKGALECLKDYKKKGIIQAIGISTHAVDVVEKAAEEPNIDVIFPIINIDGMGIIRGNTTTMIKTIQKASMRGKGIYAMKVLAGGHCIDRIFDAIEFVRNIREISSIAIGVVREVELDFHLLHFNQQPIPKELLNQCLDRKQKKPVILNNCRKCRLCSETCPSGAITMGSDRPSINMEKCLACGYCLPVCPEFNIRFA